AATATTGTCAGTGAGTTATCGAAGTGGATTTGCATCATGTTTTGTGGGATGTCTTGTATTGTTTCTGAATAAGAAATCAATCAAGTGATGCAAGTTTGTGAACGTTTCAAAAAAATTCACTGAAAAATGTTTCTATATCTTAGTGAGCATGTTTAAATTAAGTGTGCAGGGTTACTCTGCACACTTAACTAAGGAGGAATGATGGAAGCACTGTTTTACAAATTTATTTATGATAAACAAATTAAACGCGTGATTAAGATGTTGGATTATCTATATCAAGCGAAACACCATGTTACACTTACTGAAATTGCAGAGTTCTTAGGCGTTACACCCAAAACAATTTATGCAACAATCGACCTGTGCAATACACATTTGTCTGAAGAAGAGTGTGTTAGCATTGTGGGTAAGGAAATTGTGTACAGTGGCGGGGTGAATGAGTCCATTGAGGGTTCATTGATTAAAGTTGCACAAAAATCAATTGAATTTCAAATATTAGAGTATGCTTTTACCAATCGTAGGCTAACCTCAAAAGAACTTGCAGATGAGTTATATATCTCAGACTCGATGTTACGATCACGCATTAAACATATTAATCAAGCGCTGGAGCCCTTTAATTGTATGTTGTCATCGTATACGGTTCAAATGTGTGGGGACGAAAAGAACATTCGATATTTCTACTATACGTATTACAATGAGATTCAAGAACTTTTTATCTCAATCAATGGTGACAAATTACGCTATGTGAATGACTTAACACGAAAAGTCAATTCAGTGTATCAAAAAATCGACGCACCCAAGTTACATTTTAATGTCCAACAAATAGCACGATGGTATCTGTTGATTCGTGAACGCATTGTGTCGGGGAATTATATTGAACTGGATGGGTGGTTTATCGACCAAATTACCAAACGATCGTCTTATGGAATCTTTCGCAGCATTTATGAGCCACAGATTAAAGAAGCGGTGGGGGGAC
This DNA window, taken from Erysipelothrix larvae, encodes the following:
- a CDS encoding helix-turn-helix domain-containing protein; the protein is MEALFYKFIYDKQIKRVIKMLDYLYQAKHHVTLTEIAEFLGVTPKTIYATIDLCNTHLSEEECVSIVGKEIVYSGGVNESIEGSLIKVAQKSIEFQILEYAFTNRRLTSKELADELYISDSMLRSRIKHINQALEPFNCMLSSYTVQMCGDEKNIRYFYYTYYNEIQELFISINGDKLRYVNDLTRKVNSVYQKIDAPKLHFNVQQIARWYLLIRERIVSGNYIELDGWFIDQITKRSSYGIFRSIYEPQIKEAVGGLFIPEAELVWAYVICFSATVYTAKALEDPSVTLYCDEQDNLTQKYKLEGFLGHIVHEFEIPPEHHDLFVKIHKAYFINMSLLTQVTPLFQMGSHNVRNYATSTLIELYEKWYEILEDKRLKDVVPVIYQETLASQCALLTSQLILDQKRYLKRILFSFEGEAGVAAYLEATAENILPDYVDRVFMYSDAISSYVIEAMKPDLVVCNYAVPEIIADYHYLRMSNLPTQQEWSLLRDMIMKLPHKF